Proteins encoded within one genomic window of Vicinamibacterales bacterium:
- a CDS encoding periplasmic heavy metal sensor, whose product MTRRFSTFAVAALMLSLGALPAMAQGRGGRGGPGGPGGPMGILPGLNQVGLTDAQREQVRAIMEQERQSGAPPVQLRAAEQTLHAAVLADTPDPQAIAAAAAALKTAQSAELDHRVELMQKVAAVLTPAQRQQLAEQKPPPPEGRGPQGPPRPGSPGGHDL is encoded by the coding sequence ATGACACGTCGATTCTCAACCTTCGCGGTGGCGGCCCTGATGCTGTCTCTCGGCGCGCTCCCAGCCATGGCACAAGGCCGCGGCGGCAGGGGCGGGCCTGGCGGGCCCGGCGGCCCGATGGGGATTCTGCCCGGACTGAACCAGGTCGGGCTCACCGATGCTCAACGGGAGCAGGTGCGCGCCATCATGGAGCAGGAGCGGCAGAGCGGCGCCCCCCCCGTCCAACTTCGCGCGGCCGAACAGACGCTGCACGCCGCCGTACTGGCCGATACCCCCGATCCGCAGGCGATCGCGGCGGCTGCGGCGGCGCTCAAGACGGCCCAGAGCGCCGAGCTCGACCATCGCGTCGAGCTGATGCAGAAGGTGGCCGCCGTGTTGACTCCCGCCCAGCGGCAACAGCTCGCAGAACAGAAGCCGCCGCCCCCGGAAGGGCGCGGCCCCCAGGGACCGCCGCGGCCCGGATCCCCAGGCGGACACGATCTTTAG
- a CDS encoding GNAT family N-acetyltransferase: MTIATTTLAARIEGAEADTAAAFARASRRPDLLIEAVGGGTAVYGGAGQPFNKIAGLGFAPLDDGELERLERRYDERGAAMRVELSSLGDASVAAALTHRGYALIGYENVLGLSLLREHVEASARALEAAAERGVLATSTEDSQTWIRAVAEGFASPDTFDGPPPAEPVGREALAQIFADFSAAPGCRLFLARRGGELAGGGALRIVDGLAQLAGAATLPPHRRHGVQSALLHARLVEAAGAGCDLAIVTTEPASTSQQNVQRAGFALLYVRALLVRAASTAAAS; the protein is encoded by the coding sequence ATGACGATCGCGACCACGACGCTCGCCGCGCGGATCGAGGGCGCCGAAGCCGACACGGCTGCCGCCTTCGCCCGCGCCTCGCGCAGGCCCGATCTGCTCATCGAAGCAGTGGGGGGAGGAACGGCGGTCTACGGCGGCGCCGGCCAGCCCTTCAACAAGATTGCCGGACTGGGGTTTGCGCCGCTCGACGACGGCGAGCTGGAACGGCTGGAGCGCCGCTACGACGAGCGCGGCGCCGCGATGCGGGTCGAGCTCTCGTCACTGGGCGATGCGTCCGTCGCGGCCGCGCTGACGCACCGCGGCTACGCACTGATCGGATATGAGAACGTACTGGGCCTGTCGCTGCTACGCGAGCACGTCGAGGCGTCTGCTCGCGCCCTCGAGGCCGCCGCCGAACGCGGAGTGCTCGCGACATCGACGGAAGACTCGCAGACGTGGATCAGGGCGGTCGCCGAGGGGTTCGCGTCACCGGACACATTCGACGGGCCGCCGCCCGCGGAGCCAGTCGGGCGCGAGGCGCTCGCGCAGATTTTCGCGGATTTCAGTGCGGCGCCAGGGTGCCGGCTGTTTCTCGCACGGCGCGGCGGCGAACTGGCCGGCGGTGGCGCGCTGCGGATCGTCGATGGCCTCGCGCAGCTGGCCGGGGCAGCGACGCTGCCGCCGCACCGGCGGCACGGCGTGCAGTCGGCGCTCCTGCACGCGCGGCTGGTCGAGGCCGCCGGCGCCGGCTGCGATCTCGCCATCGTCACCACCGAACCAGCGTCGACCTCGCAGCAGAACGTCCAGCGGGCGGGATTCGCCCTGTTGTACGTCCGCGCCCTCCTGGTCCGCGCAGCCTCTACTGCGGCGGCCTCCTAG
- a CDS encoding NADH:flavin oxidoreductase/NADH oxidase: MPSLLLSPYALAGLTLRNRIVVSPMCEYSSVDGFANDWHLVHLGSRAVGGAGIVLTEATAVTADGRISPHDLGIYQDAHVDMLSRIFAFVREHGAVVGVQLAHAGRKASNGRPWDGGRPLSTSDGGWEPIWAPSAQPFRDGWQVPRAMTRDDIAAVVRAFAAAASRVLAAGGQVIELHAAHGYLLHEFLSPVSNQRDDEYGGAFDNRARFLREVVDAVRRVWPERLPLFVRISATDWVDGGWTLDDSVSLARDLKNRGVDLIDCSTGGNVAHATIPVAPGYQVPGAERVRREAGIPTGAVGLITEPRQAEEILQQGRADLIVMARQLLRDPYWPLHAAQALGDAPPVPDQYLRAF; the protein is encoded by the coding sequence ATGCCGTCGCTTCTGCTCTCGCCGTACGCGCTTGCCGGCCTCACATTGCGGAACCGGATCGTCGTGTCGCCGATGTGCGAGTACTCGAGCGTCGACGGCTTTGCGAACGACTGGCACCTCGTCCATCTCGGCAGCCGAGCGGTTGGCGGCGCAGGGATCGTGCTGACGGAAGCGACGGCCGTCACCGCCGACGGCCGTATCAGCCCGCACGACCTTGGCATCTACCAGGACGCGCACGTCGACATGCTGTCGCGGATCTTCGCGTTCGTCCGCGAGCATGGAGCGGTCGTCGGCGTGCAGCTCGCCCACGCGGGTCGTAAGGCGAGCAACGGGCGGCCGTGGGACGGCGGCCGCCCGCTCTCGACGTCGGACGGCGGCTGGGAACCGATCTGGGCCCCCAGCGCGCAGCCGTTTCGCGACGGCTGGCAGGTGCCGCGTGCCATGACGAGGGACGACATCGCCGCGGTCGTCCGCGCCTTCGCCGCCGCGGCGTCGCGCGTGCTCGCCGCCGGCGGCCAGGTGATCGAGCTGCACGCAGCGCACGGCTACCTGCTGCACGAGTTCCTGTCGCCGGTGAGCAACCAGCGCGACGACGAGTATGGCGGCGCGTTCGACAACCGCGCGCGGTTCCTGCGCGAAGTCGTCGACGCGGTGCGGCGCGTCTGGCCGGAGCGGCTGCCGCTCTTCGTCCGCATCTCGGCCACAGACTGGGTTGACGGCGGCTGGACCCTCGACGATTCGGTTTCGCTGGCGCGCGATCTGAAGAACCGTGGCGTGGACTTGATCGACTGTTCGACGGGCGGCAACGTCGCGCACGCGACGATCCCGGTGGCTCCGGGCTACCAGGTGCCCGGTGCCGAGCGCGTCAGGCGCGAGGCAGGCATCCCGACCGGCGCCGTCGGGCTGATCACCGAGCCGAGGCAGGCGGAAGAAATCCTGCAGCAGGGGCGGGCGGACCTGATCGTCATGGCGCGGCAGCTGTTGCGCGATCCGTACTGGCCGTTGCACGCGGCCCAGGCGCTCGGCGACGCACCGCCCGTTCCCGACCAGTACCTCCGCGCCTTCTGA
- a CDS encoding PD-(D/E)XK nuclease family protein — MTSTRLIESSSAPLRLDAARAFVRERTGRSDVWIVAASRGAADDLTRAIAVEAGATIGIHRFSLAQLALHLAGPVLASEGLAPVTSLGFEAVAARAVFGAQRDGVLTYFGPVARTPGFPRALARTAQELRQAAIPPDRLGRLPLGGPDLAGLLDRVDAQFTEARATDRALLLEAATRALTLPAAGSQLSTAGVRFPALLLLDVAIDSAASMAFVAALLAASADTLITLPFGDVATLDRLAALGVTPEILEPSGDEDLVALRRYLFAKSQPPERQAAGDVRLFSAPGEGRECVEIARRILQEARRGVPLDEIAVFVRSPERYVGLLEDALRRAIPDESGQARAWFDRGVVRPAAAGRAFLALLDCACEGLSARRFAEYLSLGQVPKAAEASRAVPPALADAEEAMLEGPYRYLTVADEDAPALEPPPDLPGDARDEGDPDEGTLAQPWKWESLIVESSVIGGDAERWRRRLKGLERKYEIQIAAELKKDALEDSPKAQRITRDFVNLGHLSRFALPIVESLAGWPARATWGEWLQLFEALVPRVLREPGSGHVRRALRQLNPMSDVGPITLGEARGVLADTLRTFQPRPPRSRYGRVFVGGPEQARGRTFRVVFVAGLAERMFPQRPHEDPMLLDDEMRAPLAAGLALQEDRARAERLLLRLAVGAPTERLWLSYPRLEAGESRPRVPSFYVLDVMRAITGRIPPPAQLQAAAFDAGGAGLAWPAPASPADAIDDVEHDLAVLRELMQIEPRARVRGQAHYLLRLNEALKRSVSARWARGRSSWTPFDGITRVTGMTKPALDKHRLTARPYSLSALQKYAACPYQFLLSAVHRLEPPPDIEPLQKLDPLTRGSIFHEIQTRLFRTLRERDRLPVTAAQLPEVVRLLDETVKAVAARYRDRLAPAIDRVWRDEIADLARDLRVWIRRIAVPAAAAGQWRPAYFEFAFGLKEEFGEDVPPRDPASRRDPATIDGRFTLRGSVDLIETRGQELRITDHKTGKNRTTAKTVIGGGAILQPVLYSLAIEQGLGATVASGRLFYCTSAGGFTDHEIPLNEQTRRSGVEALEIVDRAIELGFLPAAPAERACTWCDFLPVCGPDEPRRVRHKSPDRLGDLDALREKP, encoded by the coding sequence ATGACGTCCACCCGCCTGATCGAATCCTCGTCAGCCCCCCTTCGCCTCGACGCGGCGCGCGCCTTCGTGCGCGAGCGGACCGGGCGCAGCGACGTCTGGATCGTCGCCGCCTCGCGGGGCGCCGCCGATGATCTGACGCGCGCGATCGCCGTGGAAGCGGGCGCGACGATCGGGATCCACCGTTTCAGCCTCGCCCAACTGGCGCTCCACCTTGCCGGGCCCGTCCTTGCCAGCGAGGGGCTGGCGCCGGTCACCTCTCTCGGCTTCGAGGCTGTTGCGGCGCGCGCGGTCTTCGGCGCGCAGCGGGACGGCGTGCTCACCTATTTCGGACCAGTGGCGCGCACGCCCGGCTTTCCGCGCGCGCTGGCGCGTACGGCCCAGGAACTCCGGCAGGCCGCCATCCCGCCCGATCGTCTCGGCCGACTGCCGCTTGGCGGGCCGGATCTCGCGGGGCTGCTGGATCGCGTTGACGCGCAGTTCACCGAGGCTCGCGCCACGGATCGCGCCCTGCTGCTGGAGGCGGCGACACGGGCGCTGACCCTGCCCGCGGCCGGCTCGCAGCTGTCGACGGCCGGCGTCCGGTTTCCGGCGCTCCTGCTGCTCGACGTTGCGATCGACTCGGCAGCCTCGATGGCGTTCGTCGCGGCGCTGCTGGCGGCGTCGGCCGACACGCTGATCACGCTGCCGTTCGGCGACGTGGCGACGCTCGACCGCCTCGCCGCGCTGGGGGTGACGCCTGAAATCCTGGAACCGTCCGGCGACGAGGACCTCGTCGCGTTGCGCCGGTACCTGTTCGCGAAATCGCAGCCGCCCGAGCGCCAGGCCGCCGGCGACGTGCGCCTGTTCTCCGCACCCGGCGAAGGACGCGAGTGCGTCGAGATCGCGCGACGCATCCTGCAGGAGGCGCGGCGTGGCGTGCCGCTCGACGAGATCGCCGTCTTCGTGCGTTCGCCGGAGCGCTACGTCGGTCTGCTCGAAGACGCGCTCCGTCGGGCGATTCCGGACGAGTCCGGGCAGGCGCGCGCCTGGTTCGATCGCGGCGTCGTCCGTCCCGCCGCGGCCGGCCGTGCGTTCCTGGCGCTGCTCGACTGCGCCTGCGAAGGGCTTTCGGCCCGGCGGTTCGCCGAATACCTGTCGCTCGGACAGGTACCGAAGGCCGCCGAGGCGAGCCGCGCGGTACCGCCCGCGCTCGCCGACGCCGAGGAAGCGATGCTCGAGGGACCCTATCGCTATCTGACCGTCGCCGACGAGGACGCCCCTGCGCTCGAGCCGCCGCCCGATCTTCCCGGCGACGCGCGCGACGAGGGGGATCCAGACGAGGGCACGCTCGCGCAGCCCTGGAAATGGGAATCGCTCATCGTCGAATCGTCGGTCATCGGCGGCGACGCGGAGCGCTGGCGCCGCCGCCTCAAGGGGCTCGAGCGCAAGTATGAGATTCAGATCGCGGCCGAGCTGAAGAAGGACGCGCTCGAGGATTCGCCGAAGGCGCAGCGGATTACCCGCGACTTCGTCAATCTGGGACATCTGAGCCGATTCGCGCTGCCGATCGTCGAGAGCCTGGCCGGATGGCCGGCGCGCGCGACGTGGGGCGAGTGGCTGCAGCTGTTCGAAGCCCTGGTGCCGCGCGTGCTTCGGGAGCCCGGCTCCGGCCACGTGCGGCGCGCCCTCAGACAACTCAACCCGATGTCGGACGTCGGGCCGATCACGCTCGGCGAAGCGCGCGGCGTGCTTGCCGACACGCTGCGGACTTTTCAGCCGCGCCCGCCGCGCAGCCGCTACGGACGCGTTTTTGTCGGCGGTCCCGAGCAGGCGCGCGGCCGGACGTTCCGCGTCGTCTTCGTCGCCGGTCTCGCGGAGCGGATGTTTCCGCAGCGGCCGCACGAGGATCCGATGCTGCTCGACGACGAGATGCGCGCGCCGCTCGCCGCGGGCCTGGCGCTGCAGGAGGATCGGGCGCGCGCCGAACGGCTGCTGCTGCGGTTGGCGGTCGGCGCGCCGACCGAGCGCCTGTGGCTCTCCTATCCGCGTCTCGAGGCCGGCGAGTCTCGGCCGCGCGTGCCGAGCTTCTACGTGCTCGACGTGATGCGGGCGATCACCGGGAGGATTCCACCGCCGGCGCAGCTGCAGGCGGCGGCGTTCGATGCCGGCGGCGCCGGACTGGCGTGGCCGGCCCCCGCCAGCCCGGCCGACGCGATCGACGACGTGGAGCACGATCTCGCCGTGCTGCGGGAGCTGATGCAGATCGAGCCGCGCGCGCGCGTGCGCGGCCAGGCGCACTACCTGCTGCGCCTGAACGAGGCGCTCAAACGTTCGGTGTCGGCGCGCTGGGCCCGCGGCCGATCGTCGTGGACGCCGTTCGACGGGATCACCCGCGTGACCGGCATGACGAAGCCGGCGCTTGACAAGCACCGCCTGACCGCGCGCCCCTACTCGCTGTCGGCGCTGCAGAAATACGCCGCGTGTCCGTACCAGTTCCTGCTCTCGGCCGTGCATCGTCTCGAACCGCCGCCCGACATCGAGCCGTTGCAGAAGCTGGATCCGCTGACCCGCGGATCGATCTTCCACGAGATCCAGACGCGCCTCTTTCGGACGCTTCGCGAACGCGATCGCCTGCCGGTCACCGCCGCGCAGCTGCCCGAGGTGGTCCGGCTGCTCGACGAGACGGTGAAGGCCGTCGCCGCGCGCTACCGCGATCGGCTGGCGCCGGCCATCGATCGCGTGTGGCGCGACGAGATCGCCGACCTGGCGCGCGACCTGCGTGTGTGGATCCGGCGGATCGCCGTCCCGGCCGCCGCGGCCGGACAGTGGCGGCCGGCCTACTTCGAATTTGCGTTCGGCCTGAAGGAGGAATTCGGCGAGGACGTACCGCCGCGCGATCCGGCGAGCCGCCGCGATCCCGCGACGATCGACGGGCGGTTCACGCTGCGCGGCTCGGTCGATCTGATCGAAACGCGCGGTCAGGAACTCCGCATCACGGACCACAAGACCGGGAAGAACCGGACGACCGCGAAGACCGTGATCGGCGGCGGCGCGATCCTGCAGCCGGTGTTGTACAGCCTGGCGATCGAACAGGGACTCGGCGCCACGGTCGCGTCGGGTCGCCTGTTCTATTGCACCTCCGCCGGCGGTTTCACGGATCACGAGATCCCGCTCAACGAACAGACCCGCCGGAGCGGCGTCGAGGCGCTCGAGATCGTCGACCGCGCGATCGAGCTCGGTTTCCTGCCGGCGGCGCCCGCCGAACGGGCGTGTACCTGGTGCGATTTCCTGCCGGTGTGCGGGCCTGACGAGCCGCGCCGCGTCCGTCACAAGTCGCCCGACAGGCTCGGGGACCTGGACGCCCTGCGGGAAAAGCCATGA
- a CDS encoding UvrD-helicase domain-containing protein — translation MSAKDTKQAKRAKELADADQRRVIATALDQTLVVEAAAGTGKTTELVNRIVRILATGRASVRGIVAVTFTEKAAGELKLRLREALDLARAGAEGTERDALNHALQYLEEAQINTIHGFCAELLRERPVEAAVDPLFAVLTESQAERTFDQAFGAWMQSELQEPREGVRRALRRSVWQGFGMMAREDTPVDRLRRAAWELAQWRDFTGAWTRPPFDRDGSVERLADALAEFAPLTEAPSYSKDTLYLDTDPARRLAADLTLQRDAGDVDHDGWEARLVDLSRDRTFGRVRHGRGPGYKAGVSRQRVVDAYTSLKQQLDEFRLRADADLAALLQQELQGAIAHYEELKAQAGALDFLDLPLKARDLVRGNAGVRRGFHGRFTHLFVDEFQDTDPLQAEILLLLASDDPGEDDWRRVRPIPGRLFIVGDPKQSIYRFRRADVGIYREVCDRLIAAGGTPVQLTTNFRSVPGIQACVNAAFAPVMTGDPATLQASYVALSPHRAELAGRPSVIALPVPEPYGLRNLSAVKIEQSLPDAVAAFLDWSIHESGWGVAARDVCILFRRFLSFGEDMTQPYVRALEARGVPHVLVGGKSFHGREEIETIRAALSAIEWPDDELSVFATLRGALFAIGDEELLEWRDSLGSLHPFRAGHLEPVAPHLQPIAGALSVLRTLHRRRNYRPVAETIHALLDATRAHVGIVLRAAGEQALANVLHVSELAREYEASGGLSFRGFVDHLRAAADTAQAPEAPILEDASDGVRLMTVHKAKGLEFPVVVLADPTCKLSRAEAGRWLDAERGVCALKLGGWSPVDLTLHDAEESARDKAESERLTYVAATRARDLLVVPAIGDGPYDGGWLDPLMQAIYPPEADRRLPKPARGVPIFRSKDTVLNRPDDGTATPRTVAPGTFVFPPPADPRAANPGRGPSDPAPRPDAAYAVTWWDPHALQLGVESTFGLRRDDLIVKDGDMFAVDERLATYESWRDERAASIARASRPGVVVTTATAWAAAASERGLDAAVAGDGVAIEEIPGIEGRPRGPLFGSHVHAVLATVPLDAPDTRVERVAATHGRLLGITAPDQVQAAADVVAAVLRHGLIARARAASNVRRETPVSWMLQDGTLIEGVLDLAFDEGDRTIVVDFKTDHELAPGEARYRAQLQQYVNAVAQATGRQTTGVLFKI, via the coding sequence ATGAGTGCGAAGGACACGAAGCAGGCGAAGCGCGCGAAGGAACTCGCGGACGCCGATCAGCGGCGCGTGATCGCGACGGCGCTCGACCAGACGCTGGTCGTCGAGGCGGCGGCCGGGACCGGCAAGACGACCGAGCTGGTCAACCGGATCGTCCGCATTCTCGCGACCGGACGCGCGAGCGTGCGCGGCATCGTCGCGGTGACATTCACGGAGAAGGCGGCCGGCGAGCTCAAGCTGCGGCTTCGCGAGGCGCTCGACCTCGCGCGAGCCGGCGCCGAGGGGACCGAGCGCGACGCGTTGAACCACGCGCTGCAGTATCTCGAAGAGGCGCAGATCAACACGATTCACGGATTCTGCGCAGAGCTGCTCCGCGAACGCCCGGTCGAGGCGGCGGTCGATCCGCTCTTCGCCGTGCTCACGGAGTCACAGGCCGAGCGGACTTTCGATCAGGCGTTCGGAGCCTGGATGCAGAGCGAACTGCAGGAGCCGCGCGAGGGGGTGCGGCGCGCGCTCCGCCGATCGGTGTGGCAGGGCTTCGGGATGATGGCACGGGAGGACACCCCCGTCGACAGGCTGCGGCGGGCTGCCTGGGAGCTCGCGCAATGGCGCGATTTCACCGGAGCGTGGACGAGGCCGCCGTTCGACCGCGACGGGTCAGTCGAGCGCCTCGCCGATGCGCTGGCCGAGTTCGCGCCGCTGACTGAAGCCCCCTCGTACTCGAAGGATACGCTGTACCTCGACACCGATCCGGCTCGCCGTCTGGCGGCCGATCTCACGCTGCAACGCGACGCCGGCGACGTGGACCACGACGGCTGGGAGGCGCGGCTGGTCGATCTCTCGCGCGACCGCACCTTCGGTCGGGTGCGCCACGGCCGCGGGCCCGGCTACAAGGCGGGCGTTTCCCGGCAGCGCGTCGTCGACGCGTACACCTCGCTCAAGCAGCAGCTCGACGAGTTCAGGCTGCGGGCCGACGCCGACCTCGCGGCGCTGCTCCAGCAGGAGCTGCAGGGAGCCATCGCACACTACGAAGAGCTGAAGGCGCAGGCGGGCGCGCTCGATTTTCTCGATCTGCCGCTGAAGGCGCGGGATCTCGTGCGCGGCAACGCCGGCGTGCGGCGCGGATTCCACGGTCGTTTCACCCACCTCTTCGTGGACGAGTTCCAGGACACCGATCCGCTCCAGGCCGAGATCCTGCTCCTGCTCGCTTCCGACGATCCCGGCGAGGACGACTGGAGGCGCGTGCGGCCGATCCCGGGCCGCCTGTTCATCGTCGGCGATCCGAAGCAATCGATCTACCGTTTCCGGCGAGCCGACGTCGGCATCTACCGGGAGGTCTGCGACCGGCTGATCGCCGCCGGCGGCACACCCGTACAACTCACCACGAACTTTCGCAGCGTGCCCGGCATTCAGGCGTGCGTCAACGCGGCATTCGCGCCGGTGATGACCGGCGATCCGGCGACGCTCCAGGCCAGCTACGTCGCGCTGTCGCCGCACCGGGCCGAGCTGGCCGGACGGCCGTCGGTGATTGCGCTGCCGGTGCCCGAGCCGTACGGCCTTCGCAATCTGTCGGCCGTCAAGATCGAGCAGTCGCTGCCGGACGCGGTCGCGGCGTTTCTCGACTGGTCGATCCACGAGAGCGGCTGGGGGGTCGCAGCTCGCGACGTCTGTATCCTCTTCCGCCGCTTTCTGAGCTTCGGCGAAGACATGACGCAGCCCTACGTTCGCGCGCTCGAGGCCCGCGGCGTGCCGCACGTGCTGGTCGGCGGCAAGTCGTTTCACGGCCGTGAGGAGATCGAGACGATCCGCGCGGCCCTGTCGGCGATCGAATGGCCGGACGACGAGCTGTCGGTGTTTGCGACGCTGCGCGGCGCGCTGTTCGCGATCGGCGACGAAGAGCTGCTCGAGTGGCGCGACTCCCTGGGATCGCTGCATCCGTTTCGCGCCGGGCATCTCGAGCCCGTCGCGCCGCATCTGCAGCCGATCGCCGGCGCGCTGAGCGTACTGCGGACGCTCCACCGACGGCGGAACTACCGCCCGGTGGCCGAGACGATTCACGCGCTGCTCGACGCGACGCGCGCGCACGTCGGCATCGTGCTCCGCGCCGCCGGCGAACAGGCGCTCGCCAATGTCCTGCATGTCTCGGAGCTGGCGCGCGAATACGAGGCCTCCGGCGGACTGTCGTTCCGCGGGTTCGTCGACCATCTGCGCGCCGCCGCCGACACCGCGCAGGCGCCCGAGGCGCCGATCCTCGAAGACGCGAGCGACGGCGTCCGGCTGATGACGGTGCACAAGGCGAAAGGACTGGAGTTCCCGGTCGTCGTGCTCGCGGATCCGACGTGCAAGCTGTCACGCGCGGAGGCGGGGCGGTGGCTCGATGCGGAGCGCGGCGTCTGCGCCTTGAAGCTCGGCGGATGGTCGCCCGTCGACCTGACTCTGCACGACGCCGAGGAATCGGCCCGCGACAAGGCCGAATCGGAACGGCTGACCTATGTCGCCGCGACGCGCGCCCGGGACCTCCTGGTCGTGCCGGCGATCGGCGACGGGCCCTACGACGGCGGCTGGCTCGATCCGCTGATGCAGGCCATCTATCCTCCCGAGGCGGACCGCCGCCTCCCGAAGCCGGCGCGCGGCGTTCCGATCTTCAGGTCGAAGGACACCGTGCTGAACCGTCCCGATGACGGGACGGCGACGCCGCGCACGGTCGCACCCGGCACGTTCGTCTTCCCGCCGCCGGCCGATCCTCGAGCCGCAAACCCCGGGCGGGGGCCCTCGGACCCCGCGCCTCGGCCTGACGCCGCCTACGCGGTGACGTGGTGGGACCCGCACGCGCTGCAGCTTGGCGTCGAGTCGACGTTCGGGCTCCGGCGTGACGACCTGATCGTCAAGGACGGCGACATGTTCGCGGTCGACGAACGCCTCGCGACCTACGAGTCGTGGCGCGACGAGCGTGCCGCGTCGATCGCGCGGGCCTCCCGGCCGGGCGTCGTCGTGACGACGGCGACGGCGTGGGCGGCAGCGGCTTCGGAGCGCGGGCTCGATGCGGCGGTGGCGGGCGACGGCGTCGCCATCGAGGAGATTCCGGGCATCGAAGGCCGGCCTCGCGGTCCGCTGTTCGGCTCGCACGTGCACGCGGTGCTGGCGACCGTGCCGCTCGACGCGCCGGACACGCGCGTCGAGCGCGTGGCCGCGACGCACGGCCGCCTGCTCGGGATCACCGCGCCCGATCAAGTCCAGGCGGCGGCGGACGTCGTTGCCGCCGTCCTCCGGCACGGACTGATCGCGCGCGCCCGAGCGGCGTCGAACGTCCGGCGCGAGACTCCCGTGTCATGGATGCTGCAGGACGGAACGCTGATCGAGGGGGTCCTCGATCTCGCGTTCGACGAAGGCGACCGTACGATCGTCGTCGACTTCAAGACCGATCACGAGCTGGCGCCCGGTGAAGCGCGGTATCGCGCCCAGTTGCAGCAGTATGTGAACGCCGTCGCGCAGGCGACGGGCCGTCAGACGACCGGCGTGCTCTTCAAGATCTGA
- a CDS encoding YhcH/YjgK/YiaL family protein yields the protein MILDTISSAERYTALHRRFGRAFRFLANTDLEALHDGRTDIDGDQMFVLLNRKDGRGRDGARLEAHRRYIDIQYTIRGEEEIGWTPLATCVGADGAFDTEKDIVFFDDVPSAWLRVPRGTFAIFFPGDAHAPLGGNGPLVKAIVKVAL from the coding sequence ATGATTCTCGACACCATCAGCTCAGCCGAACGATACACGGCCCTGCACCGCCGTTTCGGTCGCGCGTTCCGCTTTCTCGCCAATACGGACCTCGAGGCGCTCCACGACGGGCGCACCGACATCGACGGCGACCAGATGTTCGTCCTCCTCAATCGCAAAGACGGCCGCGGCCGCGACGGCGCGCGTCTCGAGGCGCACCGCCGCTACATCGATATCCAGTACACGATCCGCGGCGAGGAAGAGATCGGCTGGACACCGCTGGCGACGTGTGTCGGCGCCGACGGGGCGTTCGACACGGAGAAGGACATCGTCTTTTTTGACGACGTACCGTCGGCGTGGCTGCGCGTGCCACGCGGGACGTTTGCGATCTTCTTCCCCGGCGACGCGCACGCGCCGCTCGGCGGGAACGGTCCGCTCGTCAAGGCCATCGTCAAGGTCGCGTTGTAG